Within the Gossypium raimondii isolate GPD5lz chromosome 12, ASM2569854v1, whole genome shotgun sequence genome, the region TCTTCATAGAGAACTTATCCAGATCTTCATAGTAAAAGAACTCGACTAAGAAAGATTCCCTTTCGCATTTGCTTCACTTCCATTCCAAGGAAGTAGTTCATTCGCCTAAATcgacatttcaaacatttccatcatttttcttttgaaatcatgagcaTTCTTCTATCTCCTCCAGCTAcaataaatcatcaacatagagtGACAGGATAAGTCGAGTTTCACTTGGTTCTTCTTCACATACGGTGTTGGTTCATCGACTTCTCTCAAATTCCAAACCGGCGTGTAAGAGTCAATTGAGCATACCAGCTCGAGGAGCCTGTTGCACCATATAAAGCCTTTTTCACCAGACACCATGTGTTCTTTGCCGTGATCACAAATCCTTGAGGTCGCTCGATGTAGATCTCTTCTTCCAGGAAACCATTGAGAAATGCAGACTTAACATCAAGCTGATGAATGGTCCACTGATGTTGAGCGACCAAGGCAACTATCATTCTAATCGTGTCAAGCCCGCCTTGGTGCAAATGTTTCCGTGTAGTCCGCACCATACCTTTGGCTAAATCCTTTGACAACAAGCCCGGCTTTTAGCTTGTTCAGATCGCCATCCGCATTACATTTTACTCGATAGACCCATTTTACTCCAATGGTCTTCTTTCCAGCAGGTTTATCAACTAGCTCCCATGTCTGGTTCTTCTCAATCATGTTGATTTCATTGACCATAGCTAGTTTCCAGCCTTCATCTGCCTCAGCCTCTTCAAAACTGCTAGGTTCTGCTATTGCAACCTGTGCCCTTTCATAAATATCATCTAGGGGCCTTGTGCCTCTCACAGGCACATCATCAACATCCATTTCAGGTCCTAGCTGCTCAAGTTCAGCTTGATTAGGCACTAGGTCTTCTGAAACTGCTTCTGGCTCATTTTTCTCCCAATTCCAAAGAGCTTTTTCATCAAAGATGACATCTCTGCTCACACGGACTTTGTTTGTCAAGGGATCCGAACCTCAGTAGCCCTTCTTGACCGAAATAGTAGCCTACTAGAACACTGGTTGAGCCCTTTTAGAGAGCTTGTCTCTTTGTTGCCGGTATTTGTGCATAACACAGCAACCAAACACcttcagatgtgccaaagaagGCTTGAATCGAACCAAGCCTCGAAGGTGTCTCGGATGCAAGAGCTTTGATAGGAAGCCTGCTCAAGGTAAAGCTGCAGTGTTTATCGCCTCGGCCCACATGGTTTTGGGCGTTTCTTTTCAAACAGAGACATCCGCCATATCCATCgcttctattctttctttcagcTACCCCATTCTGCCGAGGTGTGTAGACATTTGTAAGTCGATGTTTGATACCAAAGATCATTGCAAATGGCTTGAAACCGAAGTAAGTGTACTCGATGCCATTATCCGTCTTATCGATTTCAAATTTGCAACCTTGTTTCTTTCTCGTAGCttttaaacttcacaaacacTTGAGCTACCTCGGACTTGtgttttaagaagaaaatccagCAAAACCTTGTAAGATCATCAATGAAGAGGATGAAATACTGCTTTTGCTTTGAGTGATTCATCCTCATCGGCCACATACATCGAGTGCACCAGTGCAGTCTTTCGGTAGCTCTCCAAGTCAATTTGTAGGAAATGGCGTCTTGCTGTTTCCCCATCCGCAAACTTCACATACATCATCATGCTCCACCGAAGTGGTGAAGTTCTCGCCAAACCCTCTTTGGCCATACGAGCCATTGATCCGAAGTTGGCATGTCCAAGCCTTTGATGCCAAAGCTTGGAGTCATCAACAGAGGTCGGTATTTGAGTTTGAGTCATTTGCCAGTGAACCTCAAAGCATTTATCGGTCATTGTGATGTCATAAGGcttgatccacttggatcaAGAATGTGGCATTGTTTGTCCTTGAACACAATGAATAACCTTTCTCGGCAGTTGAGCTATGCCGAGAAGGTTTCATCAATCTCGCACCAACAAAGACATTTGGAATGATCTTGTTGCTGTGGGAGTACATATCAAGACTTCTCCTCTTCCTTGATCCTTATAAATCGACCATTTCCAACCTTGACCTTGGTTTTATAACTTCATCCAAGGTTTTAAACAAGGAGGCATCTGGTGACATGTGGTTAGTGCAACCACCGCCCAAAGAACCAACCTTTTTGAGCATTTCTTCCGAGCACTAAGGAGAAACAAAGAAAGACTGTTCTTCTTGGTCACTCTGATCCTCGGCTACTCGAGCTTCAACCTTTGATGCTGAAATTGATTACGCCTTGGCTTACCTCTGCTTTTACTGCACCCTTTCAACATGGCCCTTCTTCTTGCGGTGTTGGCATCGTGATCCGCCTAAACCAAGATCATCTTCGGATGACTGGCCTCTTGCAATGTCTGCAGGGCTGGTCATTACTCCTTGCTTGAGACGTCTTAGGCTGTTTTTCCAAGGCCTTTGCCTCTTGCGCCTTTGAAGCTCGAGGCTTCTCCGCCTTGGCATTGAATGCACCTTCTGGTGATCTTCACTGCTAGCTCTCCTTTGTTCCCGAGCATAGAAAGTGTTGATTAGCTCACCAAAGAGATGGTAGCAAGGTCTCTTGAGTCCTCTAAGGAGGATATCTTGGCCTCATATCTCTCGTGCAAAGTGGAGAGGACCTTTTCCACAATTCTTGCCTCATCAAAGTGCTCACCAAGGAGCCTTATATCGTTAACCATCGCTATGATTACATGCAGATTCGCTTcactgtttcttcttccttcatctttAGATTCTCAAATCCTTCTCAAATTTAATAGTTGTTGTTGCCTTGTTCTCTCGGtgccttgaaactcctccttgCTTATCCCAGCCTGCTTTTGGAGTCTCACAGCCATAATTCGTGAAGATGACATCGATACAGCTCGGATGCAGGACATGGCTTTATGCCTTTTGGTCCTCTCATCAAGATGTCGCCTTTATCTCGAGCTCATGTGGGATTAGCCTCGGTGGTCTTGGCTCAAGATCTGTGTTAACAACTTCCCACGATCAAAGGCCCGGTAAGTCTTCATCTTGACCACCATATGTGGAAGCCATCTCCATTGAAGGTGGTGGGGTCTTTGGTGAAAAACTTGAGGAAGACATTCACTTTCTTAGTTTAATACAACAGTCCACTAAGAATGaagctctagataccaattgttggaacaAAGAGACAATAACGAGCTATTTTGTATCTTGCTTGAATAGCAAGCCTCGAGCCTTGTTGAAGAAACAAACTCGAAGCAAAATGTAAAATGAAACTAGCAGGAGAATaatgaaaagagagaagaaggaatgaatgaaaatgagcGATATTTTTCATTAACTCAAAACAAGGCATTAAGCCATTACATATTTCACcaacaagtaaaacaaacaagtaatcacctaatcaactacctaactccactaatttGCATTGAAACTTACAAGATTAGCTTGTACAACTTGCATTGTTGACTTTTCACCAatcaatatcaaaacatttacctacttagttcaacatgaactagattacaaaacaatcaaaatggaACTAAAAAAAGCAAGTGGATTGGCGACTTCAAACTTCATTCTTTCGCACACAATGGCACCATCGCTTGTCGCTATTTCTTCGAGCATGACCACCTTTGCATGTCgtgcatggccacctttgcatggGAACTAAACTTAACAGCCTTGCAGAACTGCGATGCCAATATTTAACAGCTGATGATATTAAGAACAGTAACTCTAGTTTTGATCATACGCTGGAGAGGGTTTCAAGGCCCTCTTCAAGATCTTGGATGCTCAAATCTGAGCTTTGAAGCTCCTTTTTCACTATCTCGACATGCTTCATGTTTTCGGATTTGATACTGAGAATGCATCGTAGCTTCacaactcaaaatttatttgcaTTCTGTTCTTCCTCGCACATTACTTTCTTCGGTACATTAGCTTGAAACCAATGACCAAATGATCAACGGCTCGATTTTGATTCTGCCACTGGTATTGAAATAAAGGACAATATAGATTCTAGCACGCTGATGGTAACTGCTTCTACATCTCTTAAGCCGCTAATCATAGCTCGATTATCGCCAAGAATACTGAGTTTATTCTATATATGCTTCAAGTGCTTGATTATCTCGTTCACAAGGTTGTCGAATAATTTAAATGTTCTCGGCCCCTCGAAAACCTTGACGGAAATGAAAAAGGACTATGAACATCTTTTAATCTTTTTGATGGAGGAGCTCGAAACAATCTGGTCATATTCCGTTTATTGGAATCTTGGAGCTTCGATTTGGcttgtttctttttgttgcaCATGCCTTCCACCTTCTATGCTCTTTCAGATAAAACCACAAACTTTTTCAATTCAAGTTCTCCCACTAACATTCGGATATCGTTGTTCAGACCCCACTCGAAAAGGGTGCACATTTCACCTTCTGTTGGCATAATCTCTTCGGCGTACTTACTAAGTCGGATGAATTTCCATTCATACTTTGCCACATACATGCTCCCTTCCttcaattctaaaaattctccattttttttctttttaaggtaTCCCCACCTGATATATCTCTTTCTGAATTCATATACAAAGAAATCTCAATTCACCCGATCTTTGGGAACGACTGATATCAAAGTAGTCCACCACTTGTAAGCTTATTGTCTTAGTAGTGATATGGCACATCTTTAACTATCCTCAGGTGAGCACATCATTTCATTGAAAACTCGCCAAGTATTTTCCAACCAGTATTCAGTTCTAGCTGGATCGGATCATCATCCTTCTAACCTTTGAATTCTTAATCCCCACACTTTCAAATCTTATCAATCAGAAGCCGATGAAAACTTACTATATTTTGAGGAAAATGGGGTGTTGTAGGAGGCACAATCAGGGGTAGAGGTTGCGGAGCCAAGGGAGTAGCTCTCATGAATTCTGCACACCAttaattcatcatttggaagaaggcatATCGCACTTCACTTTCAGGCCCTTGCGGAACGAGCATACTATTTGCCTTGCGGAACTGCGATGCCAATATTTAACATCTGATGATATTAAGAACAGTAACTCTAGTTTTGATCATACGCTGGAGAGGGTTTCAAGGCCTTCTTCAAGATCTTGGACGCTTAAATCTGAGCTTTGAAGCTCCTTTTTCACTATCTCGACATGCTTCATgttttggtttgatttgatAGGAGAATGTAATGCGACTTCAcaactcaaaaatttatttgctTTCGTTCTTCCTCACACATTACTTTCTTCTGGTACATTAGCTTCGAAACCAGCGATCAACGGCTTGATTTTGATTCTGCCACTGGCATTGAAATAAAGGACAATACAGATTCTAGCACGCTGATGGTAACTGCTTCTACATCTCTTAAGCCGCTAATCATAGCTCGATTATCGCCAAGAATACTGAGTTTATTCTATATATGCTTCAAGTTCTTTAAGGCCTAGCGGATTTCATTTTTCATGGCTTTTGTTGAAGTTGGCTTCCATGCAGGACAAGAAGTAGCACAAGGAGTAGACCATGCAGCTCAAGCCATGCATGTTGCAGCTAGAgcctattttatatatacaagtacCAACTCtctatatataaatgtaagtCCCATTACTGGGAATTTCAAACGTCTCCACCTTTATTCATTATTtcccattttaattaatttttttgtggtATTTTTCATTCCTTACTATTTTATCAGGTCTAGTTAAATTTCAGTCTAGCCTAAGGCTAACAAAAAATTGGTGTTGGAACTGTGAGATTTGAAACCGCATTCATCTCATGTTTGCTGTTTAAAGGTGGCAACATCAGCAGCTACATGCAAGAAACCATGCAACGTGGACGTTGCATGAAAAGAACCAAGAATGCAGCAGATGCATGCTAGTGTCCATGGTGTAATTCGATAGTagcatgttttattttgttgacttttGATAGTTAATGCTGTAATCATTTTATGCTTTGGTCAGCTAAGATTAATTGTGTGCTTAGCTAATTTTGTAGTCTTTTTTAGGTTATCATTAAGTTGATGTAAATATTTTAGACACTTGCACAAGCaagctttgttttatttctatgtATTTTGATCTATTTATGTTTGTAACCATGTTCTTATTCGGGTAATGAAGAAATCACtttgtttattcaaatttcCTTGTTTTTTGCTGCTGTTTTAATCTTTCAAACACTTCAACAGTcgattttgattgtttttaaaacCTTGTTGCTGAGTTAAAAACCAACAAATGGTATCGAGAGCCTGTTGTCTTTGAGGGCCTCTTATTGTGTGCTGTGTTTGTTGAAGCTAAGtgcttgaaagaaaagaaacaagagcTATCTTTGTTGCTCAGTGTTTGGAAGCTGCGTGAAGATGAGCTTTTCACCACCACCCCCACCTGTGTTTGCTGGTGAAAGCTACAACATATGGGctgtaaaaatgaaaacatatctACAGGCACATGACCTGTGGAATGTTGTTCAAAATGATGCAGAACCACCACCTTTGAGAGCTAATCCAACGATAGCTCAAATGAGGCAGCACAATGAAGACTGTGCAAAGAAGTACAAGGCTATGTCATGTCTTCAAAGTAGAGTTTCAGATGTCATCTTCACAAGGATAATGGCTTGTGACACACCAAAGGAGGCGTGGGATAAACTGAAGGAGGAGTTTCAGGGTTCAGACAAGACCAGACAGCAACAACTGATCAACTTGAGAAGGGATTTTGAGAATCTGATAATGAAAGACTCAGAAACCATCAAGCAGTATGCTGACAGAATTATGGCTACTGTCAACAATATAAGACTGCTTGGGGATGATTTTAGTGATCAGAGGGTAGTTGAGAAAGTCATAACAACCGTACCAGAGAAGTATGAATAAAAAATCTCTTCCCTGGAGGACTCGAGGGACTTATCAACCATTCCCTTGACAGAGCTGATAAATGCTCTCTATGCACAAGAGCAAAGAAGAGCAAACAGAATGGAGGAGTATTTTGAGGGTGCCTTTCAAGACAGGAGCAGAGAGAGCTCAAGCTCGAGCTCAAGTCACAAAGGCAAGAAGCCTTGgtcagaaaagaaagaaagagggGAGAAGGAAGCTGCCAAAAAGAAATTTCCACCGTGTGCTCATTGCAAAAGAACAACTCACCTTGAGAAATATTGCTGGTACAGGCCTGATATTCAGTGTAGAGGCTGCAAACAGCTTGGCCATATTGAGAAAGTGTGCAAAAACAAACCAAAAGCTCAGTCTCAGCATCAGAATCAAGCTCAAGCAGCTGAGGACATCGAGGCACAGGAAGAACATGTCTTCACAGCCTCCTGCTTTGCAAGCTCGAGAAAAGTCAGCAAGATTTGGCTGATTGATAGTGGATGCACTCATCATATGGCCTCAGATAAAACCATGTTCAAGGAGCTTGACACCTGTTTTGAGTCCAATGACAGAATTGGAAATGGTGAGCTTCTCAAAGCCAAAGGCAAGGGCAAGACAGTGATTTGCACCAAGTCAGGTATTAAAACTATCTCTGAAGTTCTTTATGTACCTGACATTTACCAGAATTTGTTGAGTGTTGGTCAGCTACTGGAGAAGGGTTATTCTCTCCTGTTTGAAGGCAAAACTTGTATAAGCAAATATGCTACTGACCAAGTGTTAGCAGCAGTAGCCATGCAAGACAGAACTTTCAATGTAGATGTGAATCAGTTGCAAGCAAGAGCTTATGCAGTTCAGGCTGATGAGGCAAGTTTGTGGCACAAACGAATGGGGCATATGAACTACAACTCACTCGGCCAATTGCAAAAACATAATATGGTTGAAGAAATGGCAAAGTTCGAGCCAAAGAAAGAAGTATATGAAGTCTGTCAGCTTGGCAAGCAGACCAGACTGCTTTTTCCAGTCAACAAGGCATGGAGAGCCCAAGAGAAACTTCAACTGGTTCACACAGACATTTGTGGACCAATGAAGACCAGCTCACTAAATGGCTGCAAGTATTTTGCCCTGTTCATTGATGACTGCACCAGATTTTGTTGGGTAAGTTTTTTGGAACAAAAGTCTGATGTTACTGActtcttttgtaattttaaagcTTTGGCTGAAAACCAAGCCAATAGCAAACTTAAAAGCTTGAGGTCAGACAATGGAGCTGAATATGTGTCTCAAAGGTTCCAGAAGATCTGTGATGAAGCTGGTATTCTACACCAACTGACTACTATCTACACACCACAGCAAAATGGTGTTTGTGAAAGGAGGAACAAGATTGTCCTTGATATGGCCAGATGCCTCCTGTTTGAGGCCAAAATGCCTAACAACTTCTGGGCAGAAGCAGTAAACACATCTGTTTACTTGCTGAATAGATTGCCAACCAAAGCAGTTAAGGGTAAAACACCCTTTGAAGCATGGTTTGGACAGAAACCAGTTGTGTCACACTTGAAGGTGTTTGGATGCCTGTGTTATGCATTGGTGCCAGCAGAGAAGAGAACTAAGCTGGAGAAAAAGTCCATGCTAGGTGTGTTTGTTGGCTACAGTAATGTAAAAACGGGTTATAGGATCCTTGATCCATCTACCAAAAAGGTAATTGTGAGCAGAGATGTCAAGTTCAATTAAAGAAGCTGTTGGAAATGGAATGGGACAGATGTAAGCTTAGTTGAAGAAGACTTGCAGGACCTTGATCTACAGCAAGCTGAGTTTGAAGTAGAAGCtgtggatgattttgatgaTATGCCTGTCAGAGGCACTAGAACATTGGCAAACATCTATGAAAGATGTGCTGTGACCATGGTTGAGCCATCCTGCTATGCAGAAGCCTCAAAAGAAAGATGCTGGCAAGAGGCTATAGAAGCTGAACTTAGAAtgatccaaaagaatgaaacatGGGAGCTGGTTGATAGGCTAGAAAATAGGAAAATCATTGGAGTAAAATGGGTGTTCAGGATCAAGAACAATGCAGATGGATCACTGAACAAACATAAGGCCAGACTAGTAGTGAAATGGTACAGTCAGCAGCAAGGAGTAGATTTCTTTGAAACTTTTGCTCCTGTTGCAAGGTTGGACACTATAAGGCTGTTATTTGCCTTAGCAGCTCAGAAACAATGGCAAGTGCATCAACTGGATGTCAAATCAGCATTTTTAAATGGATTTCTCTTGGAGGAAATCTTCATAAAACAACCTGAAGGCTTTGAGGTTCATGGAGAGGAATAGAAGGTGTACAAGCTCAAGAAGGCCCTGTATGGCCTAAAACAGGCTCCAAGGGCCTGGTATTATCACATAGATGCCTACTTGACAAGGCTCAGGTTCACAAAAAGCACTAGTGAGCCTACTCTTTATGTTAAGAAGGAGGGTGATGAAACTTTGCTGATCGTGTCattgtatgttgatgatctgTTGACTACTGGTTGCAAAAAGGAGCCAATTGAGACCTTTAAAAAGCAAATGTAAAGTGTGTTTGAGATGACTGATCTTGGCTTGATGACATACTTCCTTGGTATGGAAGTGAACCAGAACGAGCAAAGCATCTTCATAAGCCAGAAGGCTTTTGCATCAAAGGTTTTGAGCAAGTTCTGCATGACAAATTGCAAACCTGCTAGCACTCCTGTAGCACTAGGAGAAAAACTCTCAAGCAATGGTAATGAAGATCGAGTGGATGAAAAGAATTACAGAAGCCTAGTTGGTTGTCTGCTCTACTTGACTGCTACTAGGCTAGACATCATTCATGCTGTTGGTCTTCTATCGAGATTCATGCACTGCTACACTATTGCTCATTTTAAAGCAGCAAAAAGAGTTCTAAGGTATGTCAAAGGGACTTTGACCTGTGGAATGAAGTTTGAAAGAGCTGAAGAGCTGAAGGGCTGAAGCTGGTGGCATATTCAGACAGTGACTAGGCTGGCTCAGTTGATGATATGAAGAGTACATCAGGTTATTTCTTCACTCTTGGTTCAGGTGTTTTTTGCTGGAGCTCGAAGAAGCAACAGACAGTGGCTCAATCCACTACTGAAGCTGAGTATATTACTGCTGCTTCTGCTGTgaatcaagccatttggcttagaAAAATGTTGTGTGATTTGAATGTTGATCAACAGGAAGCAACAGTGATTAAAGTTGACAATCAATCTGCTGTTGCTATTGCTAAAAATCCGGTCTTTCATGGAAAAACCAAgcatttcaaaattaaatatcacTTTGTGAGGGAGGCTGAAATGTCCAAGGAAGTTAGCTTGGTTCACTGCTGCTCGAAAGATCAACTTGCTGATCTGTTGACAAAACCATTAGCTAGTTCAAGATTTGAATATTTGAAGGATAAGATCAGGGTTTGCTGTGTTGTAGACAAGGAGGAGTGTTTAAAAGTGGAAACATCAGCAGCTACATGCAAGAAACCATGCAACGTGGACGTTGCATGAAAAGAACCAAGAATGCAGTAGATGCATGCTAGTGTCCATGGTGTAATTCGACAGtagcatattttattttgttgacttttGATAGTTAATGCTGTAATCATTTTATGCTTTGGTCAGCTAAGATTAATTGTGTGCTTAGCTGATTTTGTAGTCTTTTTTAGGTTATCATTAAGTTGATGTAAACATTTTAGACACTTGCACAAGCaagctttgttttatttctatgtATTTTGATCTATTTATGTTTGTAACCATGTACTTATTCGGGTAATGAAGAAATCACTTTGTTCATTcaaatttccttattttttgcTGCTGTTTTAATCTTTCAAACACTTCAACAATcgattttgattgtttttaaaacCTTGTTGCTGAGTTAGACACCAACATTTGCCTTGATATTCactttttttctctaaattagAAGAAAGATAAAATTGTCTCTTAGCATCGCTTTTggcttcatttcgagaaagacTCCTTGTTCGATGCTTTGAACAATACACAGTTGTTAAATATAACTTGATCCGtaattgtcattttattttattgaagaaCAAATCGGCATGATTTGATTCGGTGTGCAATTGGATGATGTCATGGGAACTAGCTATGTAATTTAAATGGTCTGTGCGATTTATAGTGTTAATTAGAGTCAGGGTTTTCTCGTTCACAAGGCTGTCGAATAATTTAAATGTTCTCGGCCCCTCAAAAACCTTAACggaaatgaaaaatgactaTGAACATCTTTTAACCTTTTCGATGGAGGAACTCGAAACGATCTGGTCATACTCCGTTTATTGGAATATTGGAGCTTCGATTTGGcttgtttctttttgttgcaCATGTCTTCCATCTTATGCGCTCTTTCAGATAAAACCacaaacattttcaattcaagTTCTCCCACTAACATTCAGATATCTTTGTTCAGGCCCCACTCGAAAAGGGTGCACATTTCACCTTCTGTTGGCATAATCTCTCAGCCGTACTTACTAAGTCGGATGAACTTCCAATCATACTTTGCCACATACATGCTCCCTTCCttcaattctaaaaattctccattttttttctttttaaggtaTCGCCACCTGATATATCTCTTTCTGAATTCATATACAAAGAAATCTCAATTCACCCGATCTTTTGGAACGACTGATATCAAAGTAGTCCGCCACTTGTAAGCTTCTTGTCTTAGTAGTGATATGGCACATCTTTAACTATCCTCGGGTGAGCACATCATTTCATCGAAAACTCACCAAGTATTTTCCAACCAGTATTCAGTTTCAGCTGGATCGGATCATCATCCTTCTAACCTGTGAATTCTTAATCCCCACACTTTCAAATCTTATCAATCAGAGGTCGATGAACACTTACTGTATTTTGAGGAAAATGGGGTGTTGTAGGAGGCACGATCAGGGGTAGAGGTTGCGGAGCTAAGGGAGTAGCTCTCATGAATTCTGTACGCCATTAATTCATCATTTGGATGAAGGCATATCGTACTTCACTTTCAGGCCCTTGCGGAACGAGCATACTATTTGCTACTCCCTAATCAGAAAGGGAACAAGCATCTTTTCATTGCCATTTTCCATGTGATAAACTGACGGGcatggatttttaatttttagcaagTCTTCCATTGTCGTCAGTGGGACAAGATGAATCTTGGCAGCTGACATATTAACAGAAATGTTTCATGAGATATTCCAAGATACCAGTTGTGATGATGAGGCTCTATAATTCAACTTGGGGAAAATTAAAGGTAGGTCTAAGTTATCGGGATTCGGGTGTAAGTTTTGGATATTAGGATGTGCTggataaaagtatttttaaagttttttcttGTTCATGGTTGAATATGTCTGAAGTAAAAAATTACTGCAACCATTTTGGAAATATAACTAAATAATTTCACAAGAGgtagaattttgaaaaataagataGTATAATCTTTGTATTTCTTCTTTATTGTATAACCTCTGTAAAATTACAGTACATATGTACAACTGCGATGCCAATATTTAACATCTGATGATATTAAGAACAGTAACTCTAGTTTTTATCATACACTAGAGAGGGTTTCAAGGCCTTCTTCGAGATCTTGGATGCTCAACTCTGAGCTTTGAAGCTACTTTTGCATGTTCTCGACATGCTTCATGTTTTCGGATTTGATGCAGGAACGGACTGTAGCTTCAGcactcaaaaatttatttactttctgtTCTTCCTCGCACATTACTTTCTTCTGGTACATTAGCTTCGAAACCAGCGACCAATGGCTCGATTTTGATTCTGCCACTGGCCTTGAAATAAAGGACAATACAGATTCTAGCACGCTGATGGTAACTGCTTCTAAATCTCTTAAGCCACTAATCACAGCTCCATTATCACCAAGAATATTGAGTTTATTCTGTATATGCTTCATGTTCTTTAAGGCCTAgc harbors:
- the LOC128035433 gene encoding uncharacterized protein LOC128035433, translated to MSFSPPPPPVFAGESYNIWAVKMKTYLQAHDLWNVVQNDAEPPPLRANPTIAQMRQHNEDCAKKYKAMSCLQSRVSDVIFTRIMACDTPKEAWDKLKEEFQGSDKTRQQQLINLRRDFENLIMKDSETIKQYADRIMATVNNIRLLGDDFSDQRVVEKVITTVPEKYE
- the LOC128035434 gene encoding uncharacterized mitochondrial protein AtMg00810-like, translating into MTDLGLMTYFLGMEVNQNEQSIFISQKAFASKVLSKFCMTNCKPASTPVALGEKLSSNGNEDRVDEKNYRSLVGCLLYLTATRLDIIHAVGLLSRFMHCYTIAHFKAAKRVLRYVKGTLTCGMKFERAEELKG